In Euphorbia lathyris chromosome 9, ddEupLath1.1, whole genome shotgun sequence, the following are encoded in one genomic region:
- the LOC136205603 gene encoding uncharacterized protein, whose translation MTSASKSIVAELNKSLKLNGVNYEVWSMKIRHLLEEQEILDSLSSVMAKPEEGTTSQHKRDLEAYVAWRKKNSTARIILLSAMNDEIAKQFHFYDNAMDLWIALKHKFGGMSLPKLRSLALKFDTYKMHHDHTMKMHLREMSNMINELSDAGQKMTDEQKVQAVIRSLQNSWDHVRMHLINNESIRTFEDAARHLELEEDRLTSIKINVEAHFTETTSVENSSNNNANKRSCFDDYDKEQAQEPKKPKQKHEVDKSLMNNPKMNISQVKCLNCNQEGHYVNECMLPNYNIQKSSTRDNLVLCPGSGMQIVVKRLVGKSFILGVESIDTIDTVKTKIQDMMGPPPCKQILLFAGKALVDGTRTIADYNIQDQSTIFLCFH comes from the coding sequence ATGACTTCAGCATCAAAATCGATTGTTGCTGAACTCAACAAAAGTCTCAAGTTGAATGGAGTAAACTATGAGGTATGGAGTATGAAAATCCGGCACTTGCTAGAAGAGCAAGAGATTCTTGATTCTTTGAGTTCAGTTATGGCTAAACCTGAAGAAGGTACTACATCCCAACATAAAAGGGACCTAGAGGCCTATGTGGCCTGGAGGAAGAAGAACTCCACTGCTCGCATCATCTTACTTAGTGCGATGAATGATGAAATTGCTAAGCAATTCCACTTTTATGACAATGCGATGGATCTATGGATCGCATTGAAACACAAGTTTGGAGGTATGTCTCTACCAAAGCTTCGTTCCCTAGCTCTCAAATTCGATACTTATAAGATGCATCATGATCATACCATGAAGATGCATTTAAGAGAAATGTCTAACATGATCAATGAGCTTAGTGATGCTGGTCAGAAAATGACTGACGAGCAGAAGGTTCAAGCTGTTATTCGTTCTTTACAAAACAGTTGGGACCATGTGAGGATGCACCTAATCAATAACGAAAGTATAAGGACTTTTGAGGATGCCGCTCGCCATCTAGAGTTAGAAGAGGATCGCCTCACATCTATTAAGATTAATGTTGAGGCACATTTCACTGAAACAACATCTGTTGAAAATAGTTCCAACAACAATGCCAACAAGCGTAGTTGTTTTGATGACTATGACAAAGAGCAGGCTCAAGAGCCTAAAAAGCCAAAGCAGAAACATGAAGTGGACAAATCTTTGATGAACAACCcaaaaatgaacatttcacAAGTGAAGTGCTTAAACTGTAACCAGGAAGGGCATTATGTAAATGAGTGCATGCTTCCAAACTATAACATTCAGAAGTCGTCTACTCGCGACAACCTTGTTCTTTGTCCGGGAAGTGGTATGCAGATTGTTGTGAAACGTTTAGTTGGCAAGAGCTTCATCTTGGGAGTTGAGAGTATTGACACAATTGATACTGTGAAGACCAAAATCCAGGACATGATGGGTCCGCCCCCATGCAAACAGATTCTGTTGTTTGCTGGTAAAGCTCTGGTAGATGGTACAAGGACTATAGCCGACTACAATATTCAAGACCAGTCTACCATATTCTTATGTTTTCATTAA